The Euphorbia lathyris chromosome 4, ddEupLath1.1, whole genome shotgun sequence genomic interval CTAATCTAAATATAGTCCTTTTTTGCATGTATTTTCAGGAGGCAGCTAGAGTTTGGGTTGGAGACAGAATCGATTATAGTCCTTATTTCATAACGAGCACGGTATTTCAAACAAGTATGGAAGCAATGCAATGGGCGAAAAACATTGCAATAAAAAATGGTTTCGAGCTCGTTATTTCTTCGCATAAACACGGAGGTAAACAAACTCTTATGAGATGTTCACGAGGCGAACGGTATAGAGGATTGCCTATTCCTTTAGAAGATGGTTTAAGTaggaaaacaaaaactaaagcgTGCGGCTGTCCATTTCGGCTAAAAGTCAGGCAGTTGCAAGATTATTCGGGTTGGCAGATCGTTGCTAATACTGGGGAGCAGAGTACGCATAATCATGAAATGATGGTTTATGCGGAGGGACACCGACAGATAAGCGGGCTTAGTCCCGCAGCGAAGCTAATTGTGCATGACATGAGTTCGTATCAAGCAAAGCCGTGTGCTATTATGACGGCACTTCGTAAGAAACATCCAGAAGATAACCCAACAATTAAGCATGTATACAATTATAGAGATCGGTTGAGGAAGGATGGGTTTGAGGGTAGAGATATGGTTACTCAGTTTTTCCATCTTGCCGTCACGAACAAGTATTATCATGCTTCGCTTGCTGATTCAGAAACTAATGTATTAACACATGTATTTATAGCACATCCAGCTTCTGTTGAATTACTACGGACGTACCACTGGTATATTGGCATGGATTCAACCTACAAGACCAACAAGTACAGaatgccattctttgaaattgttgggatgactcCATGCAACAACAATTTCAAAATCGCTTATGCGATTATGCAGGATGAGACCGAATCTAGCTATCGTTGGGTTATGGAGTGtttgaggaatttgattggGTTTGACATGAACCCGACAATTATTTTGACTGATAGAGAGTTGGGATTAATGAGGCCTGTTAGAGAGGTTCCAGATTCTGCACACATGTTATGTACTTGGCATATTAACAAGGATGTAGAAAACAGAGTCTACAAACTCATGGGTGAAGACATGAAATTTGCttcaaaattcaagaatggcagatggaagaaaataataaattctcAAACAGTAGATGAATATGAGTTGGAAGTGGCCAAGATGAAGGATACAATGGGAAGGATAGGTGGTGTGATAGCTTATGTTGAGAATACATGGTTAGTCCACAaagagaagtttgttgttgcgtGGACTAAAGATTtcttacattttggcaacacaacaaCCTGTAGAGTGGAGAGTGAGCACTCTTCTTTAAAGAAATGGCTGAATTCCTCTACTGGATCCCTCGATACAGTTTGGGCCAAGGTTCACCATGAAATTGATTTGCAAGTCGTCAAAATCAAGTACAAATTTATTCCATTtccttattgttattattatatttgaatttagtaatatatattttgattgatACTACATGTTTATTCATATCAGGGGCACTCTTGAATCTTTAAGACAGAAAAAGCTTATATCACACTCCGGATTTCCATTCGAATACTTGACGTGCAAAGTGTCCCACCACTGTTTGGAGTTGCTTGGTGCTGAATATCTGCGAATGAGAAAGTTGAGTTATGAAGTGGATGAACGTTGTGATCATAGGTTGAGGACCTCTTACCAGATTCCGTGTGCATGCGAGCTTAGCCGAGCGCATCGCTCACGTAAATCGGTAAGTATTTCCAAGATACATCCATTTTGGAAAACACTTGTCATTGGTCAACCTAATACCAGTGACAATTTGGAGTATGTTCATGGGACCGAGGAGCGGGAATACTTTCACTCTCTTGTTGACGAGGTCGATAAAAGCGATCCAACCAACCTTTATACGTAATGTTTCTCAATTTATTCACCGACAACTTCATCCAGACGAAGCTAGATATGGTGAACCGGAAGTCAAAGCCGATGTTCGAGGACGGCCGAAAGGAGCTTTATCAACCAAACGTATGCCCAGTGCGTGGGAGTACCGTGACAGTCGTTATGGACGGGCTCGGTCTTCCAGTTCGGGTCGGAATCGTGGACGCTCTTCTAACCGATCATCAGGTATTTTTTaccattatttttaatttacgtAATACTTTTTGTATAGAATCAATTGTGTTCCTTTTACTATTAAATGTTTATTAAGTCcaaagttatattattataggtACTGCTGCCACTGAATGTGATATTACTGATTACCATAATTATGACAAAATCGTTGAAATCATAAAGCCTTATATTGAATCCTATCTCGATGTCAATGTGATGGTAACTGTGGGTTCCGTGTTGTGGCAGACCGAGTATTCGGTGATGAAGAGAGTTGGTATTTTGTTAGAACGGCTATAGTGAATGAAATAATTGCTAAACGTACTTTATACGAGCCAATTTACTATGGTGGGATTGCAGCGGCAGTTAAGCGGATTGCTTGGGATGGTGGGAATTGTACAAGGGAACATTGGATGCTAACTTATGATGACCTGTATCCGATTGCGTCATTATACAATGCTGCTGTATTTTTTTCGGATATGGGAATGGAGGGAGCTTATTTTCATGTGGTACTGTGCTACCGCTATATGCACCGGCAACTGCTACACGACTACAATGAGAAATTATTATTGCTCATTTAGGTAGTGGGTACGAACATTATATTCAGCTGGATTTATCCAGAGATTTTCCAGTGCCGTTGATATTAATTAACTGGAACATATGTCGTGACAGTagcgttgaaggatgggacctTTAGTATGCAGATCAGCGAGCACAGTGGGATAGATTATCAAGAGCTGCAGGATATGGCGTTTAGTGTCATTACTTTTTAGTGAACTTACTGTTTAAGTGAAAGTACTGTTTAATTTGAATTACTGTTTACTGTCATTACTGAACTTTAGATTACTGTTTAATTGGAATTACTGTTTCTTATCGTTACTGAACTTCAGATTACTgtcaccgatccggataactctcgatggatataaaatcataaaatcataacgtactcaaaattcctttcacaatcaaattccacaCTATTttataaccataaatcatttggctacaattagcccttttgtatcataaaaaatcatatttggacttcaatccaaactaataacaataataaccgcaaccgatttctcaatccaaaaacaattcgtaataaatcatcaaattcattttgttcaatatagatatatattgaaaccaaaaacatatataatcaaccaaattaagtcttaaatcaacataatcaagtaaaatctgaaattcacatagaagcataatcaatagtttcatttgaaccgtaatttcacaataaaaagcaaaatcaggaAAACCTCCAATTttaaattcctgcataaccctaaaatatcaatttctgaaacttctttgattatatatatatctgtatacataaaactcaaaatataggtgatagttacttaccttggctactaattaaagaccacaaactcgttcaattcgcctctaaactctgtctaagacattttcctccaaacactgccgaaactcaaaaactctttggctaggacttagatctatacataaggatgctatggttccaatttcgagtgattcggacggtcgaatctccgtaaatcaaagaaacggtgcagaaacggtcgaagaacgatttgataaaaatatcagacaaaagaaacagaaaacaaaaagaaaaagaaaaagaaaacatatcCCACCTCTTCACCTCTTCACGTACATATATACCAAATCTGGTAAATATTCAGTTTGGTccttcatctttatataatcttttaaaaattattttaaacttttaatttacaaataaaaccatcgaattaactcaaaacttttcctatagcaccaaataaaaatcacccaCCTAataaatacaatatatattactatcaatgtataaattctagaaatttagacacggacgtgacagttTGATTGGAATTACTGTTTCTAGTAAAACTGaaacaactaaaataaacaTACTAGTAATACTGTTTAGTACAACTGAAACAACTATAATAAACATACTAGTAATACTGTTTAAACATCACTAATCATTTGGCCAAATGCCAATCATGCATAAGCTTATCCACTTCCTCCTCCCACACCTCTGTTGTCTCTTCATCTACGCGTTGAAGAGCTGCGAACATGCCAGTGCCCACAGTAGTCGACCGATTAACCCactacaaaaaacaaaaaacaaaacaaaatgttattaattaatattactgTTAAAAACTCGTATTAAcagataaaatcaaaattactTACAAGCTCACTGTTCGAACGAGTGAGAACTGTCTGTGGGTGTGCATCCATATCGGGCATGATGTGTGGATGTGAATATCTCGTGTACCACTCCATGTACGTCTCATCACATGCTGATGGAATCTGAGCAAGagtgtatatcatcaacatgaGCGTCGATGCTGCTGGGAAAAATCCCCAATTGCCGTCAGCAACCACAACTGGATGCTCTAACCGATACCGACTGCTATTCCAAGGACGTACAACTTTCATGCCCCTGAAAACCGGCATGGGTACAATCTGGATATACCCCAACTGACGAAGACATCTATCAGGCATATACGGCTCCGTGACATCCCGATATCGTATCCATCCTCTATAAATAGTCCTAGGAGTGCGGGTCACTATGTTAGGACCGTATggcatccacatcacctacaAATGTAACaagttaattattataaaagtaaattaatatattttaaacaatttattgcTGTACAAGTAGAAATCGTACCTCCGCCGCTGTCAATCTATCAAGACGGCGATGCAAATCTCTCAAACGAGTCTCTATCTTAGGCTGCTGTGTCGGGACCCAGATACGAGCTCGGGGAGCATCCTGATAGGGTGGGAGTCCCTCTCGCCGAGGTCTGAAACACGggaaatactcgtatatccaaGCCTGCAAAAGAGTCAGACAACCCGCTATCTGTCCACAATCTCCTCTACTAGGAACACCTAGCTGCCGGTATAGGTATGCTAGTGTAGCTGTGCCCCAGGAGTATCCAGCCACATCCTCTACCCCATCCTGCACCTCTAGTACGCACGCAGGTCGGATGCGGTCGCCACTCTTGTCTATAAACAAGGTGGAACCGAACATCAAAAACATCCACCCGATAGCCTCAAACTCAGACATCCGACCTACAAAGCATAAAGAGACAACTGAAGTGCAGAATAccccgccacctttcaaagGGAAGCCAGCAGCACATCTCTAGTGACCCCAAACAACTCCATCACTACCGACTGAAGCTGATCCCCACCAATGCTATCAGACACCAGTAGCCCCTCCACTGGGATACGTAGAATCTCCTAGACGTCATGCAGCAtaatcgtcatctccccaaatggcatgtgaaatgatgacgtatctggctgccaccgctccacaaaAGCACATATAAGGGGCATATCAATGTGTGTGTACATGGTAGATGGGAGGTATGCTAGTTGTGATCCCCGTATAAGCGCCCTGACCTCTGGACGAGCGCTCTTATACCACTCATTCAATCTCATGCAGAATGTCCCTCTAGTGTGGCCTTTGAGCTCCAACCTCAGCTGTTCGATCCATATCGTAGAAGCGACATGTCCCAAGAAGCTGGGAATCACAGTACCATCAATTGGTCCACCGGGGACCGGATTCGTCACAACCCAGTCATCGTCTACAACATTCCTCGAGCGCTTACTACTCCCTACAATAGTATTAAATGTATAacatttaaacaaattttctatagtaaagtaaattaataaaaaaaattatgagaaaaatgtaaattatttaccaGATGACTCGTCACGACCACCCTTCCCCTTCGCCGCCGGACGAACTGGGCTAGGATCGCTCTCGGGAAAATCCTCACCATCATCCATGGTAACATAGTCCTCATCGTCACTCATGGGCCGCTGCACTGTCACGTGCGCCCTTTGAGCATCCGCCATGAGCCTCTCTACGCCTCGTTCCCTCCGTCGAGAGGTTGTGACGCCACGTAAGGAAGGATGGCGATGTCCGGAACCCTCTCCAATGTCACGCTGGAAAATAAACATTCAACAgcaagctaattttataaatatatccgctaaatatttctaaaaacaacACGCTAAAGTTCTACAAAAAATTACGCTAAATATTTCTACAAACAACACGCCAAAGTTCAAAAAACAATATGCTaactactattttttttttagtttttagttttctgTCCCAAAAATCGAGACAGAAAACCGACCAGGTTTTGTAgcggcgggtccaggacccgccgtCAAGCAGAccatggcgggtccaggacccgccatgaTTAGAAGCATGGCGAGTACAGGTACCCGCCATTATTAGTATCacggcgggtcctggacccgccatgcTTCTACtcatggcgggtccaggacccgccatgaGTAAATTCAAACAATTTTTCTGTCCCGATTTTCGGGACAGAaaactaaaaaagaaaaaattaaaaacacatttaAGTTCAAACACATACCGAAATGAGCTCTACTGCTTTTCCTTTATCTCCACGTCCAGCCATAATTAGTTCGGGTTCTTTTTCGGGTTTGAATTAATGTGTTTGGGAGTTAAAATGTCAATTtgaacttaatttttcaaatataaagggaaagggcaaaattgtaatttgGGGGTGGTATGTGGGAAATAAGGGGGCAGTATGAAGCAAatcactattttttttataggtgTCATTTGATGAGAACATTAACGGTGGACCGGATGCAATGGACCCAActaataaaaagagaaaatcATGCTACCTTATTAGGAGATGATTAGTGTAAGGAAAGAAAGTGCATAATTGTCATATTTCTATTGGCAAGGTTCAATGGACCAGAACCATATTTGATACATGAATTTTTTATACCcgataattgttttaaatttttccatatatttttagaggatgttttttaatccatttttttcttttattaaccttttcactttaaaatttaAAGTTTTAGACGTTTGGTGTAAAAGATGTTTGTTTACTCTATTTTCTCCTTTTGTTTATCTTTTTACTCTATTTTCGcttcttatttatctttttatgaatattatgatttctttttatacatgaaaaattgtttttacaaaagtagagaatccatgTTTTTTTAAAAGTAGGTTTCTCCAACAGTAAACAACAAATAAACCAAATAGACACTAAATATGccaataaataaacaaaaattaattccttaattATCCACATAGTAagtatatatgaaaaaaattaaaataattatcgGGGGTTAAAAATTATGTCATGcaataaaaattaacaaattaattcatttttcgtaacaaaaataaattaaatgtcACATATAAAAATAGCTcaaaaataaatgttaaatACCACCCAAAAAAAACCAAATAGGATTTAATCCTTTTTTATTCCCTTAATTTCTGAAAACAAATTTTTAGCCACCATTTGGATATTGCGTGACATTTTGTGCACTTTCCCTACTTTATAATATGCTCCGATTCTCATAAATTAATGTCAATCAAATAATCATATCCACTGATTCCTTCTCTGCACTTCAATTCTATTTCTTACTACCAttattcttcttctctctttaaaaaaacatattcaTGTCATTAACATTCAAACCCAATCAGAGATATAGATTCTAAACAAACACCAAAAATGGAGAAATCGTTGAAGAAACTCCTCCTCTTCCTGAATTGCACATTGCTAGCCCTCGGTGGTACCGGAGGTCCCCTAGTAATGCGCCTCTACTTCTTAAAAGGAGGAAAAGGAGTTTGGATTTCAAGTGCCATGGAAACTGCTGGTTTTCCATTCATCTTACTTCCTCTCTTCATATCATATTTACATCGCCGGAAAAAAGACAATTCAGGTTCACAGACTAAACTTTTCTACATCACAACTCGTATCTTCTTAGCTGCAGCTATTCTCGGCCTTCTCACCGGCTTAGACGATTTTCTTTACGCCTATGGTGTTGCTCGTCTTCCGATTTCTACATCTGCTCTTATAATTGCATCTCAGTTAGGGTTTACGGCTGGTTTTGCTTTTCTTCTGGTTAAGCAGAAATTCACATCGTTTAGCATCAATTCTATATTTCTGTTGTCAATGGGGGCTGTGATTTTGGCGTTTCATTCTTCTTCTGATCGGCCGAATAATGAATCGAATAAAGAGTATTTTATGGGGTTTATAATGACAATTGGCGCTTCTGCTCTTTATGGATTTGTGCTTCCAGCGGTTGAATTAGTTTATAAGAAAGCAAAGCAGAACATTACTTATACTTTAGTTATGGAGATGCAGATGGTTATGTCTTTTTTTGCTACTGCTTTCTGTGGTGTTGGGATGCTTCTGCACAACGATTTTAAggtctctttctctctcaatcTCAAGATTTGACGGTCTTATAACATACACATAATCGTATTTTATTGAATGTAGGGAATGGAAAGAGAGGCAGGTGAATATGAGCTTGGAAGATCAAAATATGCAGCAGTGATATTTTGTTCGGCAGTGCTATGGCAATGCTTCTTCATGGGAGCAATTGGTGTCATTTTCTGTGGTTCTTCGTTGCTTTCTGGTATTATAATAGCTGCTTTGCTGCCGGTGACAGAAACTCTGGCTGTTTTGCTTTATGATGAGACTTTTCGAGTTGAGAAAGGTCTTTCTCTTGTTTTGTCTATTTGGGGCTTCATTTCTTACTTCTATGGTGAATTCAAGCATAGCAAGAAAACTAATCCACCTAAGTCAGAGCTCGAGATGCCGTagtcattattattattattatttctactTCCAAATGTAAATGAATGATCTTTAAAATGTCTCATTAATCATTCAACTTAGTAAGTAATATGATTAAATAGAAACATAGTAACAAATAAATGAATGATTTGGACAAATTGAATAGTATACTAAGGTTTAAGGAATTAACATGGTCGAGAGGTTACCTATGTCTTggaaggtcatgggttcgaatcacatccgggtctggtggagagcgcattgcgcaaatttaaaaaaaaaaaatcttgaaggctaattaaatatttttaagagttagaGGGGGATTGGATTATAATTATCCAAGTATTAAGTTGTTCTTAGTTTTGATATCTACTAGTATCTGTTTTTAGGTATAGTAAGACctgattaatatttataataggTATAAAAAGCTATATCAATCTATTAAATACAAAGTAAAAATCAGTACGACATCTGTAAAGGGGGCAATCCATCCACCTTGCTATTTGTGGATAAAAGTGATAAATcatatactccctccattcttttttatatgtcgtttaaGGTTTTTCATCAAGACCAATGCAATATTAATGAGACTATTAAAATAACTAATGTACCCTTAATACTTTTTTCCTGGATCTCTActttctatgcaaaatttctctctcttattaatttttatgactTAATTAAGATAATTTGCATTAATAACTATATCTCTCTCTTACAATAAATAGGGGCAAATTAGAGAAAGTATTGTAAAAAGTGCATTGGTAATacaaaacgacatataaaaatgaacaaattcaaaagtccaaaacgtcatataataaaaaacggaGGAGTaacattttatataataaaataatgtcTCTGTATAATTAATTAGGTATTACTTTTTAGTGAAAAAGATTGGCACGAAATGATTATCAAAgttattttaggaaaaaaaatgattagaaagtaaaaaaatattgttcCCATAATTTCCTAAAATATCGAAGCAATTGTAGAATGGGCTGAGCCCATTTCTATGAGTAGAGAAATACACAAAAAGTACCAAATAAGAAGGAAAAGGCAGAGCCCATCGCCACTTTGGTTACAGTAAATATAGCCTCTCAAAAGCGGATTAATTACTATAGTCAttgttttcataaaaaaaaaaaaaaaaaaaaaaaatttactatAGTCATTGAACCAACTTCATTTTATTTCAACCAAGTCActgtaatttcattttatttcagTAAATTGATTCCAATCATTTCAAATAGAAAAAAACACTATGACAGTCATATTGaaaattatcaatttaattttttttttatatatataacataagTAAGATGCAaataatatactatatatattcAACTACTTCAAATTTCAGgtgataataaaaaatatttttttttatcatatgaCATACACGTAGTTATTAACTGGTTGTCATATTACATATAGTAAAATTCTTTCCAACGTAACTGTGACATCAGTATTTCAAtgatttttttgtttgaattgttgcaatgactttattgaataaaataaagtttaataatatttttgaaTTTAGGGTAACATTACTCATTTGTACGGTATGTTTATTAAATTTCAAAACGTAACATAAAAGTCAACATTATGGTCAATCAATACCCCAAAATAACTATTGACGAtctcaaaatataaaattccaagaattgattatattctaagcaactttaattcttcaaattttttgttttgaaatcaTTCATGTGCGTTTAGTGGAGAGAAAGTGGATTTCTAGAAGACAAAGATCCaatgattttggaaaaaaaaatatggtttcgtgtcattctaaacaactttaattcttgaacattTTTCCATTTGAGGTCGATAATAGTCATTTTGAGATGTTAGTTAAATTTTAGTAGTCataatgttaaaaatataaagttatgtgatttttattattacgttttgaagtttagtagtTACACCTTGAAAATAAGTAAAGTTAAGTgatcatgagtgtaatttacccctaaaAGACTAGTAGTTGTACGTGTACAACAAAGTGAAGAGACTTGTGATTAGGTAGTTGTTGTGATGTTACACTTGTACATGTATATCCTAGCCTAGTTCAGTCTTGTTTgttttggtgtttttattattcTCAAAACAATATCAGCcaccatttatatttatatggtTGCGTGACATTTTGAGCACTAATCTCCTTCCCTACTTTATAATCTGCTGAGATTCTCATAAATTTATGTCAATCTCATCAACATTTCCACTCATTCCCTTTCACTAAATGTTCTTTTTGGATTGCTATGCTCAAAGAGGTATATTACactcttctttctttttgctACATTTGCATGCTTCTATTATTCACTATTCTATCACTTGCTTTCACCAATACCTTCTTCATTGCTTTGAGTTTTCATattctatgttgcacggacattCCTCTTTAAAACAGTTATTACCTTTCGTGTCTGCATTTGTTTCATGTCTGTTTCCATTATAATTTTATGGCTATTTTATGATTTAtgtttagaaataacgttttccATATATCCATGTGTATTTCTTTCCATGCAACATAACTTCCAGTTTATACAAGGATGAGATCTACTTTTGTGACTAAGAGTTTTTCAGAACTTCATGATATGGTTTAAATTTGCTCTTCTGATATTTGGGAAGTGCACATATACCAGAAATGGTAATAACTTACCGTTTATATAAGGATGATATCTACTTTTGTAACTAAGAGTTTTTCAGAACTTCAATTTAAACTATAATATGGTTTAAATTTGCTCTTCTAATATTTGGGATCTCCTGATATTTGGGAAGTGCACATATACCTGAAAAGGTAATAACTTCCAGTTTATACAAGGGTGAGGTATACTTTTGTGACTAAGAGTTTCAGAACTTCAGTTTAAACTATGATATGGTTTAAATTTGCTCTCCTAATATTTGGGAAGTACACATATAACTGAAATGGTAATAACTTCCGGTTTATAAGGGTGAAGTCTACTTTTATGACTAAGAGTTTTTCAGAACTTCAGTTTAAACTGTGATATGGTTTAAATTTGCTCTCCTAATATTTGGGATCTCCTGATATTTGGGAAGTGCACGTATACCtgaaatggtaaaattttgtCCTTAACTTTTCAACTTGAAGTAATTCTaggtacaaaaaaaaaacagtataaaataaattatctaCATAAGAACTTATAAAACATGACTCTTACCCCTCCTTTGTAAGGTGCTGGCGTACCCTACTGAGGTAACCATTATAAGGGTGGGGTTATGTAACCCTTCATATTAATCTCGTGTTGATTGCAACCAAGCAGATAAAAAGTTgtgcattttatttttattttttttttgcttcattcgatactggctagatttatttttttgtactctaaggtgccgtttggttcgcggaatagaatggaatggaatagaatggttattccaaaggaatagaatagcaaagaatgAAATAGAAATTCTTAGGA includes:
- the LOC136226581 gene encoding purine permease 1-like, translated to MEKSLKKLLLFLNCTLLALGGTGGPLVMRLYFLKGGKGVWISSAMETAGFPFILLPLFISYLHRRKKDNSGSQTKLFYITTRIFLAAAILGLLTGLDDFLYAYGVARLPISTSALIIASQLGFTAGFAFLLVKQKFTSFSINSIFLLSMGAVILAFHSSSDRPNNESNKEYFMGFIMTIGASALYGFVLPAVELVYKKAKQNITYTLVMEMQMVMSFFATAFCGVGMLLHNDFKGMEREAGEYELGRSKYAAVIFCSAVLWQCFFMGAIGVIFCGSSLLSGIIIAALLPVTETLAVLLYDETFRVEKGLSLVLSIWGFISYFYGEFKHSKKTNPPKSELEMP